The genomic DNA ATAACGATTCATTTGTTCTTGGAGGGAGAAAGCGTTAAAATCTTCATACGGGACCAAGGGACGGGTATTCCCGCAGAGATGCTGTCCAAGCTGGGGGAACCTTTTTTCACAAACAAAGAAACAGGTACAGGACTCGGACTCATGGTCAGCCAGCGTATTATACAGAGTCATAAAGGAACACTGGATATTGAAAGCATAGAGGGTGAGGGAACAACAGCCCTTGTGCAGCTTCCAACTGCCAAGCCTGAGCAACTGGAGGGGCAGGAGAAGGAAGCGTGACAGTAGAAATGGAGGGTACACAGGTTGCGCATTAACAAGTTTATCAGCGAAACCGGTTTTTGCTCGCGCCGGGAGGCGGACAAGCTGGTAGAGAGCGGCCGCGTGACGATTAACGGCGAGGTGGCGGTGCTGGGCAGTCAGGCGGAGGAGGGCGACGATGTCCGTGTGAACGGCAAGCCACTCCGTGAGAAGTCCAATCACGTATATATTGCATTGAACAAGCCGGTGGGGATTACAAGCACGACAGAGAGCCATATTCAAGGGAATGTTGTCGACTTTGTGGGACACCCGCAGCGGATTTTTCCCATCGGACGTCTGGATAAAGATTCGGAAGGTCTTATTTTACTTACCAATGACGGAGATGTTGTGAATAAGATTTTACGGGCGGAAGGCAAGCATGAGAAGGAATATATCGTAACGGTGGATCGACCCGTCACACCTTCTTTCGTGCAGGGGATGTCCACAGGTGTAAAAATACTCGGTCAGCGGACGCTTCCCTGCGAAGTGACGCGTGTTTCTGAGTACGTATTCCGCATCATCTTGACGGAAGGAAAAAACCGTCAGATTCGGCGCATGTGTGCTGCCTTCGGCTATGAAGTGAAGAAGCTGCAACGTCTGCGGATTATGAATATTCGATTGGGGTCGCTTCAGAGAGGCGCCTGGCGCGACCTGACAGAGACAGAGAAGCAGGAACTAGGTGAGATGCTGAATTACACACTCAGCTAAGCCTGAGGGCTTCTCATGGCTGATAGATGGCAGGGCAATGGATAGGATAAGAGGCAGAGTGGAATAGCACAATGAAAAGGCACCAGCTGCATAAAAAATGCGGCGGTGCCTTTGTCTATATAACATATGCATAATCAACCTTCATTCGAGCTTGAGGTAGGACTGATAACTTGTGTGCCGTTCTGATATTTACGTAGTACGGAAATTTCGACACGGCGGTTTTTGGAGCGTCCTTGACCATCCTGATTGCTTGCTAGGGGACGATACTCACCATAACCGATGGATACAAATTTGGTTGGATCAAGCTGCGGGTTGAGTAGCAAAATGCGCAAGAAATTCAGAGATCGTTTGGCACTCAAATCAAAGTTGGATGGAAACTGGCTATTGGAAATAGGGACATTATCCGTATGACCCGATACGATAACATCATAGCCAGGAAACTGCTGGAGCATGCTGGAGATGGACTTGGCCAGCTTTCTCGCTTCCGGCTTTACTTCGGCCTCACCCGATGAAAACAAGGCGTTATCACTAATAGTTATCATGAGCTGGGATTGGTTCAGTTTTGTATTGAGCAGCGGAGTCAGCCCATTATTTTCAATATACTGATCCATTTGCTTTTTGAGCTTTTTCAAGTCCTCTTCTTCCCGCTGGGCGAGTTGCTTTTGCAGTTCAGCCGTAGAAGTTGCCTTCGATTTTATAGGTTGTGTTACCTGTTCTTTATTTTTGCCCATATCTGCGGATTGTGGCGATGGATTGGCAGCAGAGTGATCCAGTATGCCTGTGCCGCCACTAAAGGCCGCACTCATGGATTGAGCCATAGTTTCAAATTTTTTGGCGTCGAGCGCGCTCATCCCGAATAAGACGATGAAAAGAGCTAGCAGAAGGGTCATCAAGTCGGAATATGGCAACAGCCAGCTTTCGTCGGCATGCTCCTCGTGCGGTTCATGTCTTTTTTTACTCACCGGAATCCCCATCCTTCTCGGTCAGGGTAGCCCGTTCGGTTGGAGTCAGGAATATCGTCAGTTTTTGGCTGATCGCAATGGTGGATATACCTGATTGAATCGACAGCAGGCCTTCGACCATCATCAATTTAAGCTCTACTTCTTTTTTGGATAGTCGTTTCAGCTTATTGGACATTGGATGCCACAGGACATAACCTGTAAAAATACCAAGCAACGTCGCAATAAAGGCTGCCGCGATGGCATGAGACAGCTTGGCCATGTCACTAAGATCGGCCAGAGCGGCAATCAGACCTACGACGGCACCGAGTACCCCGAGCGTTGGAGCGTACATACCAGCCTGAGAGAAGATCAGTGCACCGGAGCGGTGTCGATCCTCGGTGGCGTTAATGTCCTCCATTAGAACATCCCGCACGAATTCCTGATCATTACCATCAATAATCATACGCATACCACCACGCATAAAGGGATCGTCGATCTCCTCTACCTTGGATTCCAGCGCAAGCAGACCTTCGCGACGGGTAATGGATGCCCATTCGGTAAATGTGCCGATGAGCTCTTTACGGTCCAAAAGCTTTTGTTCCGTAAAAATAACCTTGAACAGTTTTGGAATCCGTTTGATTTCTTCCATCGGGAAGGCCATAAAAATACTTGCTGCCGTTCCGACAAAAATAATCATGTAAGCAGCGGGGTTGTTGACCAAGTTGATCACTGGCGCACCTTTGAGAATCATCCCGACGACCAATGACACAATCCCGAGTACAAGTCCAATAATGGTTGAAATTTGCATGATACACCTCATCCATGAGAATAGATTTTGAATCCTTTCATGCCGCCGGGGTCGTCCTTGCCCCAGGCACGTCATTACAAGACGGATTATAGTATT from Paenibacillus sp. FSL R10-2782 includes the following:
- the rluF gene encoding 23S rRNA pseudouridine(2604) synthase RluF, with protein sequence MRINKFISETGFCSRREADKLVESGRVTINGEVAVLGSQAEEGDDVRVNGKPLREKSNHVYIALNKPVGITSTTESHIQGNVVDFVGHPQRIFPIGRLDKDSEGLILLTNDGDVVNKILRAEGKHEKEYIVTVDRPVTPSFVQGMSTGVKILGQRTLPCEVTRVSEYVFRIILTEGKNRQIRRMCAAFGYEVKKLQRLRIMNIRLGSLQRGAWRDLTETEKQELGEMLNYTLS
- a CDS encoding flagellar motor protein MotB; this translates as MSKKRHEPHEEHADESWLLPYSDLMTLLLALFIVLFGMSALDAKKFETMAQSMSAAFSGGTGILDHSAANPSPQSADMGKNKEQVTQPIKSKATSTAELQKQLAQREEEDLKKLKKQMDQYIENNGLTPLLNTKLNQSQLMITISDNALFSSGEAEVKPEARKLAKSISSMLQQFPGYDVIVSGHTDNVPISNSQFPSNFDLSAKRSLNFLRILLLNPQLDPTKFVSIGYGEYRPLASNQDGQGRSKNRRVEISVLRKYQNGTQVISPTSSSNEG
- the motA gene encoding flagellar motor stator protein MotA, whose amino-acid sequence is MQISTIIGLVLGIVSLVVGMILKGAPVINLVNNPAAYMIIFVGTAASIFMAFPMEEIKRIPKLFKVIFTEQKLLDRKELIGTFTEWASITRREGLLALESKVEEIDDPFMRGGMRMIIDGNDQEFVRDVLMEDINATEDRHRSGALIFSQAGMYAPTLGVLGAVVGLIAALADLSDMAKLSHAIAAAFIATLLGIFTGYVLWHPMSNKLKRLSKKEVELKLMMVEGLLSIQSGISTIAISQKLTIFLTPTERATLTEKDGDSGE